In Nitrospira sp., the genomic stretch CCGGAGACTTGCGCCGCAAGACATCTGCCATTATGGCATCCATGACTTCTATCTGTCCGTTATCCAGCCTCATGCCAACACTCACTCGACCAAATCCAACTTGATCCTGAGTTCTTTCAACTGTTCCGCACTCACGGCAGAGGGCGCATCGGTCAACGGACATTGCGCGCGCTGCGTCTTGGGGAACGCAATGACGTCGCGGATGGAATCCGCCCCGCCGAGCAGCATGATCAACCGGTCGAGACCAAAGGCGATGCCGCCGTGCGGAGGTGCGCCATACTCCAATGCCTCCAATAAAAAGCCGAACTTCGCCTGCGCCTGTTCTTTGTTGATGCCGAGCAAATCCAGGATCTTGAGCTGAATGTCGCTACGATGGTTCCGGATGCTGCCGCCGCCGATCTCGCTCCCGTTCAACACCATATCGTACGCCTTAGCGCGCACTTTCAACGGCTCTGAATCCAGCAGCGCCAGGTCTTCATCCATCGGTGCGGCAAAGGGATTATGCATGAAGATATAGCGTTTCTCTTCCGGCGAATAGTCCAAGAGCGGGAACTCGGTTACCCAGAGCGGCTTCCAGGCGTTCTTGTCGATCAGGTTCAACTCTTCACCCAGCTGGAGCCGGATACGGCCCAGCACATCGTGCACGACCGCCGGCTTGTCGGCGCCGAAGAGCACGAGATCGCCGGGCTTCGCCTCGGGCAAGGCCGCGGCAAAGGCTTTGGCGTCGAGGAACTTCGCTATGACGGATTCCAACTGCCCTTCGGGCGTGATCTTCAGCCAGGCCAGGCCTTTGGCCCCGAAACTCTTGGCCGTTTCGCCCAAGGCATCGATGCGGCTCCGCGGCGTCGCGGCGCCACCCTTCACGATCAAGGCCTTGACCAGTCCGCCCTTTGTCGCGGCATCCTTGAACACCTTGAACTCGCTGGCCGCCGCAAAGGCCGTCACGTCGTACAACGGCATCTCGAAGCGCAGATCCGGCTTATCCGATCCATAGCGCCCCATCGCTTCGGCATAGGTCATCCGCGGAAACGGCGTCGGCAATTGCACGCCGCCGGCATCACGAAATACAGTGACGATCATCGTTTCCATCAAGCTCATCACGTCGAGCCGATCGACAAACGACATCTCCAGGTCGATCTGAGTAAACTCGGGTTGGCGATCGTTGCGCAGATCTTCATCCCGGAAGCAGCGGGCAATCTGATAATAGCGGTCCATGCCGCTGACCATGAGCACCTGCTTGAAGAGCTGCGGCGACTGGGGCAGCGCAAAAAATGTCCCGGGATTCACCCGGCTCGGCACCAGATAGTCTCGCGCCCCTTCGGGCGTGCTCTTCGTGAGAATCGGCGTTTCTATTTCGAGAAACCCTTCCTTATTGAGGAACCCGCGCACTGCCTGCGCAATATCGTGCCGGGTTTTCATCAGCTTCTGCATGCGGGGACGCCGCAAATCCAAAAACCGGTACTTCAGGCGGATCGCCTCCGTTACTTCGGCATCATCTTCGATGACGAACGGCGGCGTCTTCGATTCGTTCAACACCTCGACCGCATCCACAAAGACTTCGATCTCGCCCGTCGAAAGATTCGCGTTCTTGGACTCATCCGGACGCGCCATTACCTGGCCGGTGATGGAGACCACGCATTCGCTCCGCAGGGTATGGCCGCCTTGATGGACTGCCGCGTTGCGCTCCGCATTGAAGACGACTTGCGTAAGACCGGTCCGGTCGCGCAGGTCGATAAAGATCACCGTGCCGTGGTCGCGCCGCCGCTGCACCCAGCCGTTCAAAACCACCGTCTGGCCCACATGAGTCTTATTCAATTCACCGCAGCGATGCGTTCTCACCTTCATGCCACGTGTCTCGCTTTCTTCGTCGAGTGCCGTTTGGTCTTCGAGGGTTTCGCCCAGCCCGGGCGCCGCGGAGGCTTGGGCGGTCGGACACCGGGATCCTTGCCTTCTTTTTCCAATGTCCGTCGCTGCTCGACGATGTCGCGCAACGCATTCGCTTCGCGATCCGTCAGGAACCGGAATTCGCCGGACCCCAGATCGCCCAGCGTGAGCGGGCCCATCTTGACGCGGGTCAATTTGATCACCGGATGGCCGACGGCTTCCAGCATCCGCTTCACCTGATGCTTGCGGCCTTCATGAATCGTAATTTCCACCCAGGAATTGGCTTCGGCCTTACGCACCTTTTTCACCGTGGCCGGACTGGTCATGCCGTCTTCGAGCTTGATCCCCTTCTCAAGTTGGGCGATCTCTGCATCCGTCAGGACGCTCTTCACCTTGATGAGATAGGTTTTCGGGACATGATAGCGCGGGTGCAGCAGGGCCTGCGTCAAATCGCCGTTGTTCGTCAGCAGCATCAAGCCTTCGCTGTCGAAGTCCAGCCGGCCCACCGGAAACACCCGCACCGACACGCCATGCAGAAAATTCTTCACCGTCGGCCGTCCGCCCGGATCGTCCAGCGTGGACATGACGTTCTTGGGCTTATTCAGGATGAGATAGACGAAGGGCTGTGCGTTTTCGAGATGCTTGCCGTCCACCTTCACATGATCGCGCTCGGGATCGACCTTGGTGCCGAGTTCCGTGACCACCTTGCCGTTGACGGTGACGCGACCGCTCGCGATCAACATCTCCGCCTTCCGGCGCGAAGCCAGCCCGGTCGTTGCGATTATTTTCTGCAGTCGAGTTTCCATCAATCTCTTTTCTTCACTGCTTTCTCAGCAGGAGCGGTTCTATTGGCTCTTATTGCGCGCATCCGGCGAGCACAGCCCGCCATCTAGCATTTCACATCAAGTCCCTGTGCGCGCCGGGCGAGCACAAGAGACGATAGGACGGCTCCTGCCCTCCCCTACTCCCACTCAATCGTGCTTGGCGGCTTCGAACTGATGTCGTAGACGACGCGATTCACGCCCTTCACTTCGTTGATGATCCGGCTCGACATCCGGCCCAGCACATCGTTCGGAATCTTGGCCCAGTCGGCGGTCATCCCGTCGACGCTGGTCACCGCGCGAATCGCCACGACGTTGTCATAGGTCCGTTGATCGCCCATGACGCCGACCGTGCGGATCGGCAAGAGCACGGCAAAGAATTGCCAGATTTCGCGGTACAATCCCGCGCCGCGAATCTCCTGATCGACGATCGTTTCCGCTCCACGGAGGATCGCCAATCGTTCCTTCGTCACAGAGCCGAGCACCCGGATCGCGAGACCGGGACCGGGGAACGGCTGCCGCCAGACGATCTCATCCGGCAACCCGAGTTCCGTACCCAACACCCGCACTTCGTCCTTGAACAATTCCCGAAGCGGCTCGATCAATTTCAGCTTCATCCGCGCGGGCAGCCCGCCGACATTATGATGCGTCTTGATCGTAGCCGACGGGCCCTTGAAGCTCACACTCTCGATGACGTCGGGATACAGTGTGCCCTGCACCAGATACTTGACGCCCTTCAACTTCTTGGACTCGACATCGAAATTCTTAATGAACAGGCGCCCGATGATCTTGCGCTTCTTCTCAGGATCGGTGACGCCCTTCAAGCCATCCAGGAACTGTGTCGCGCGATCGAGCACTCGCAGATTCAGATGCATCTGCGACGCAAAGGTCTTCTTCACCTGATCGCGCTCACCGGCCCGTAGCACCCCGTTGTCGACAAAGATACAGGTCAGCTGATCGCCGATGGCCCGATGCGTGAGGGCGGCCGCCACCGATGAATCGACCCCGCCGCTCAGCGCGCAGATCACCCGATCCTTCCCGACCTGCTCGCGGATCTGATTCACCGCCTGATCCACGTAGGACTGCATGGTCCAGGTCGGCGTGCAGCCGCAGATCTCATAGACGAAGTTGCGAAGGATCTTCGCCCCTTCCGGCGTATGCGCGACTTCCGGATGGAACTGCAGGCAATAGATCCGGCGCTGTTCATTCTCCAACTTCATCGCCGCGACCGGCGAATTACTCGTATGGGCGATAGACCGGAACCCGGGCGGCATACGCTCGATCCGGTCTCCATGGGACATCCACACCACCGCGGACCCGTCTTTCCCGATTCCTTTAAAGAGATCGCTGCGGTCATCGATCAGGAGATCGGCGCGGCCGTATTCCCGATGCGGCGCCTTCACGACTTTACCGCCGGATAAGTGCGTCACCAACTGCATGCCGTAACAGATGCCCAGAATCGGAATGCCCTGATCGAATAATGCCTTCGCGACGGACGGCGCTTTCTTTTCGTAGACGCTGGAAGGTCCGCCGGAGAGCACAATGCCCTGGGGGCGATAGGCCAGAATGGTCGCGAGAGACGCCGTGCAGGGCAGAATCTGCGAATAGACCTGCGCCTCGCGAATACGCCGGGCGATCAGCTGCGTGTATTGCGATCCAAAGTCGAGGACGAGAATGCGATTGTGCCAAAGTTCCATGATTATAAAGAGCCTATGGCTGATAGCTGATGGCTGATAGCTCAGAAAGAGAAGTCGGCAGGCAGGAAAGAATCAGCATCCGGCGCTTCTGCTATCGGCTATACGCCATCAGCCATTCGCTCCGGCTCACTCCCAATCCATCCGGTAGTTCGGTGCTTCTTTGGTGATAATGACGTCGTGCACGTGGCTTTCGCGGAGGCCGGCCACGGTTTGCCTGATAAAGGTCGCCTTTTCCTGAAGGTCGGCAATCGTCTGACAACCGCAGTACCCCATCCCGGACTTGACGCCGCCGACCAGCTGATAGATGACGGCTCCCAGCTGCCCTTTGTACGGAACGCGGCCTTCGATGCCTTCGGGTACGAGCTTCTGAGCCGGGCGTCCGCCCTGACCATACCTATCGCCGCCGCCGCGCTCCATCGCGCCGATGGAACCCATCCCGCGATAGACCTTATAGGTTCTGGCTTGATACAGCACCGTCTCACCCGGCGATTCTTCCGTTCCGGCCAGGAGCCCGCCCAGCATGACTGACGATGCCCCGGCCGCCAGCGCCTTGGTCACGTCGCCTGAAAACTTAATCCCGCCGTCCGCAATGATCGGCACCCCGGTTCCACGAAGGGCTTTGGCACAATCGGCAATAGCCGTCAGCTGTGGCATCCCTGCGCCGGAAACAATGCGCGTCGTACAAATCGAACCGGGCCCGACGCCGACTTTCACGGCATCGACGCCCATTTTCAGCAAATCCTTCGCGGCTTCCGCTGTCGCAATGTTGCCGGCGATCAATTCCAGACTCGGATGCTGCTTCTTGATCCGCTTCACCGTATCCAACACCGCCTGCGAATGCCCGTGCGCAGTATCGACGACAATCAGATCGACGCCGGCCTTGATCAGAAGGGTCGCCCGTTCATCCGTATCCGGCCCCACGCCGACCGCCGCGCCCACGCGCAAACGACCATGGGTATCCTTGCAGGCATTGGGATACTTAATGCGCTTCTCGATATCTTTAATCGTAATGAGCCCTTTGAGCTCGTAGTTCTTATTCACGACCGGCAGCTTTTCAATGCGGTGCTCATGCAAAATATCGCGGGCCTTCTCAAGACTCGTTCCCACCGGAGCCGTCACCAGCTTGTCGCGCTTCATGACTTGCGACACCTTGAGGTCCATGCGCGTTTCGAACCGCAGATCTCGATTCGTCAGAATGCCGACCAGCTTGCCCTCTTTCGTGACGGGAATGCCGGAGATCCGATACTTCGCCATCAGGGCGTGCGCGTCGCGGATCGTCTGCTCGGGTGAGATGGTCACGGGATCCATAATCATCCCGCTTTCCGACTTCTTGACCCGATCCACTTCCGCGGCCTGATCCACCGGCGACAGCACACGATGGATGATGCCGATCCCGCCCTCGCGAGCCATCGCAATCGCCAGCCGCGCCTCGGTCACGGTGTCCATCGCCGCGCTGACAAAGGGAACATGGATGCGGATATTGCGCGTCACCAGCGTCGCCGTCTCGACTTCGTTCGGTAGGACTTGCGACTTCGCCGGCACAAGGACAACGTCGTCGTATGTGAGGCCCAATCGCGGTTCTTTATCCAGCATGATCTCCCCGTACCACACCCACGGCCCGTCCGTCAGGCCCTATCGCGTCTGTTGCGCTTTATCGAGTTCCGCCATCGCTTCGGCATTTTCCTGCAGCCGCTCACTGCCTTCGTCGGCCGGCATGAATTGCTGCACCCGCGTGTTCCCGCTGTCCACGACGAACACGCTGCCCCGGGCATCGACCGCGATGCCATAGGGGAAATTGAATTGCCCGTCGCCGTTCCCGTAGCCGCCCCACTGCGTGATGTAGTTGCCTTCTTTGTCGAATTTCTGCACGCGCTGGTTTCCCGCATCCGTCACATACACATCGCCGGCGCCGTCCACCGCCACGCCCCAGGGATTCCGCAACTGTCCGGCTTCCTGCGCGAGCGGACTGCTCGCATGGCCGGCCTCTGGACTGCCGCCCCACTTGGCCAGCAACTGCGGCAACACGTTGGTGCTGGTGTCGAACTTCTGGATGCGGTGGTTGCCCATGTCCACGACATACACCGCGCCGTCGTTCTGGTCTACGGCCACGCCGCGCGGGAAGTAGAACTGCCCGTCGCCGCTGCCGAAGCTGCCCCAGGCCATGATGAACTCGCCGGCCATATCGAACTTCTGCACACGGAAATTCGCGCTGTCCACGACGTAGACGAACCCGCGCACGCGATCGACCGCGATGCCCCATGGGGCATTGAACTGGCCTTCGCCGTTGCCGCGCGATCCGAACTTCATCAGGTACCCGCCGAGCTTCCCGTCGAACTTCTGCACGCGATGGTTGTTCGTGTCGACCACCCACACATCGCCCTTACCGTCGCAGGCGATGCCCGTCGGATTATGGAAGTTTGCGTTGGCCGATCCGAAGCAGCCCCAGAGAATGATGAAGTTTCCGGCGTTATCGAATTTCTGGATGCGGTTGTTGCCGTTATCGACGGCGAACAACGACCCCTGCTGATCCACGCACAAGCCGTACAGCGGCGCCATGAATTCGCCCCCGTGCAGGAGCGACGCACCGCGGCCCGGCTGGCCCCACTTGGAGACACAGACGTACCCGGACGTGTTGACGAGAATGCTCGCGCTGGCCGGAGTCGAGACGTTGTTGCCGACGTCCTTGAACCAGACATAGATGGTCTTCGGTCCGTCGGTCGGCGACAGAATGAAGGGAATCGTGGCGCCGAACTTGATCGCCGTCGTGACATCAACCCATCCGGGCGTGCCTCCCATCGGCGTCAGCGGACTTTCCGAAATGAAATAGGCCGTCACTCCGGTATCCAAATCCGTGGCGGAGATCGTCACCACGACTTCCGGCGAATTCGTCATGAACGCGCCGTGATTGATGACGGCGTAGGGATTCTGCGGAGCGGTAATGTCTATAAGGACCGGCGTCGACGTGACTTCTTCCGACACCTCGCTCTCGGTGCCGTCTTCGAACACCGCCGTGATCGCATAAAAGTACGGCGTATCGTTGGTCAATCCGGAATGCGTATAGGGACTGGTGACCCCTTCGATCTTGGTCCCGGTCTGGATCGTGACGCCCTGCGCGGTATTGAAATATAGATTGTAGGAGACCGCACCCTGCACATCCAGCCAGCTCAGATAGATTTCCGTGTCGCCCGGCTTGACGGCCACGCTGCGCGGAGGTTGCACCGCACCCGCCACCGGAGCCGGCAGCGACTGCTCTTTCCCTCGATTGATTTCTTCTTCTGTTGGCACATACTTCACGACGCGGCTGTTCCCGCTATCGACGACGATGACTGCGCCCTCTTTATCGACGGCGATGCCGGAGGGGAAATTCAACTGCCCCTCTGTCTTCCCGCGGTTTCCGAAGGAGCAGAGGAAGGTGCCGTTGCCGTCGAACTTCTGAACACGATGATTGCCGTTATCGACGACGTAGACGTTCCCCAGCGCATCGCAGGCAATGCCCCACGGCGATTTAAATTGCCCCGGCCCATGCCCTTCGCGCCCCCACTTGGTCAGAAAGCTGCCGCGCGAATCGAATTTCTGAATCCGGTTGTTGCTCTCATCCGCCACAAAGATATTGCCGACGAAATCGACCGCCACGCCGCGCGGGAAAAAGAACGCGCCGTCGAAGCTGCCGTCACGCCCCCACTTCAACAGCGGCTGGCCATCAGCCTGAAATTTCTGAATGCGGGCGTTGCTCGTGTCGGACACGTAGACGTTGCCCTCTTGATCGGTGGTGATCCCCCAGGGCACATCGAACTTGCCCATGTCGGCGCCGCGCCAGGCGAATCCGAACTTGCCCCAGGCCTTCATGGCGTTGCCTTCGAGATCGAACTTTTGCACACGGTTATTGCCGCTGTCGGCAATGTAAATGACATCGTCCGGCCCGACCGCCAATCCGCGCGGATAATAAAAACACCCTTCCTGCGAACTCGGTTCGCTCCCCCATCGGGCAACGAACTTGCCATCTTTCGTGAATTTCTGAATCGAATGGTTGTCGGTATCGGCGACATAGATGTTGCCGTCTTTGTCGAGCGTCAATCCCGTCGGAGAGCTGAATTCTCCATCGTCGGGGCCTTCCTGACCGAAGGCCATGGCCAAGAGATAGGGCGAGGGAATCGCCATGACTTCCTGCGACTCCAGACTCTCCCCCTTCTGCGTGACGACGGTCACGACATAGTGGTAACAGGTCCCGTTGGCGAGATCGTCGTGGAGAAACGGAGAGGTCGCGCCCTCGAGACAGGTCGCCTTATCCTTCTTCACACCGATGACGGCCTTGAAATCCTCGGCGCTGGCGATGGGGCGCGTGAGTTCTGAGAACTTGATCTGCACGCCCTTCGTGGTCTGGAAATAGAGGTTGTAGTACATGGCGTCGGGGACCGCATCCCACGTGATCGTGACCCGACCATTGCCTGCTTTGGCCTGGACGTTCTGCGGCGCGGGCGGCAGCTCTTCATCCGCGGCGACCGAATCGCCGGCACCCCACTCACTCTGGGTGCCTTCGGCGGACAAGATCAGCCGGTCAAACTGGAACATTTCGTCAAAAAGCCATGCCTTCATCATTGGTGTTGCCTCGTGTTGCTAAAGCCGTCCCGCGCCAAGAACCAAGGGTCTTTCAATCACTTAGAATTGGATTGGCGAGTCTAACAAAGCGCTGGAAACAGAGTCAAGGAGCGGGGGGAGGGGACCGGACAAGGCAGAAGCCCTTTGTGCTCGCTGAACGCGCGGTCTCAGAAGACCCTCGTTCAATGCGCGCAATAAAAGGACTTACGCCTTGCCCGGTTGTAAGAAAAAATAGGAGGGAAGGACCAACCAGCTAACTCTGCGGAATGGGCTCTTCTTCGACAAACACGTCCTCACCGTTCACCTCGACCGCCATCATGCGCTCTTCCTCAACCACAGATTCAATCTCGACTTCCTCTGCATCAGTCACGGATGACGCCTCTTCACTCAGGGCCTTGATCGCTTCCGTGGTGCTGTCGATCACCGCGGCTTCGGCAGCCGTCGGCGCAGCCACCTCCATGGATTCCATCGGCAACAGCGACTGATCGGACTCGCCCAATTCCGTGAATTCCCGCAGAGGCGGCAACTGAGTCAAGTCGTTCAAACCAAAATGCTCAAGGAAGAACTTGGTCGTGCCGTACATAATCGGACGCCCCGGCACTTCCTTCCGGCCCACGATGCGCACGAGCTTCCGCTCCAACAATGTCCGCACGACCCCGGAGGTTTCGACGCCGCGGATCTCTTCGATCTCCGACCGAACGATCGGCTGTTTGTAGGCAATGATCGCCAGGGATTCCAATGCGGATCGGGACAGCTTGGCCGCCGACTTCGTTTTATCCAGGCGCTTAATCCAGGTGGCATATTCCTGCTTGGTCACCAGCCGGAACCCGCCGGCGATTTCGACCAGCCTGACTCCGCGCCCCTCCTGCTCCAATTCCTCTCCCAGGCCGCGCAGCGCTTGCGCAACATCCGACTTCGTCACGTCGCCCATGATCGCCACCAGACGCTGCACGGACAACGGCTCAGGGGAGACGAACAACAAGGACTCGACAATGCCGCGCAGTTCGCGCTCGGCAATCGCCTGCACGGCGCCATCATTCGCCGGCGCGGCCTCTGTGGCGGTCTCTGCGGAGGGGGATTCGGTCGATTCGGCTTCAGCCGAAACGTCCGGTGCAGCCGAGGCCTCACGTCCCTCAGATCCCTCTGAAACCACTTCGCCGGCAGATAGGTCGCATGCCGTCGCGTCGATGGATTCCACCGATTCAGCAGCCTCACTCTCGACCTCAACCGAGGTCAGATTCAATTCGTCGGTGATCGGAGTCATGCCCCCCTCCATTCGGCGTCTAAGTCATCGAGCTCAGCCGGATCCGGCACGAGCGAGAACGTTCGTGAAACCAGAATCGGCCCGAAGGTCTCGCTTTGAAACACGTGTGCGACCCGCAACCGGATCAGTTCCAGCAAAGCCAGGAATGTCACAATAATCACCAGCCGGTGGCAGGAGCCGTCAAAAAGCGCGGCAAACGATATCGAGTCCTTGCCTTCCAGCGTTTCCAAAATCACGTTCATCCGCTCTCGCACCGTCAGATTGTCCGGCACGATTTCGATCAACGTCTTTCCCGGATTCCGCTCGACGATCGCCTTCAGCGCATCGACCAGATCGAAGAGCGACACGTTCTCCATCGACATCTCATCGGACTCGACTTCAACGACGAGCGGCTCCGGTTCGCGACTAAAAATCTCCCGCCACATTTTCTCCTGGCCGTCGAGCTGCCGGGCCGCCTCCTTGTAGGTCTTGTACTCCAGCAGCCGCCTGACCAGTTCTTCGCGCGGGTCCGGCCCGTCTTCTTCGTCCTCCGCCGCCTCGTCCGCCGGGAGCAGCATCTTGGACTTGATCTGCAGCAGAGTGGCTGCCATGACCAGAAACTCCCCCGCCACGTTCAGATTCAAATCCTTCATCGCCTCGACATATTCGAGATATTGCTGGGCGATCAGGTTGATCGGAATATCGTAAATATTGATTTCGCTCTTCTTGATGAGATGCAGAAGGAGATCCAGCGGCCCTTCGAAATTCTCGATACGGACCTGATACGGCAGCTCGGTTTGTTCAAACCCGCTGGTCTGTTGGTTGGGCTGATCCACGGGGGCGTTATAGCAAGTTATAGGGGGGCGGGGCAAGCCTGAAACTATATGTTGGGGGTCCGAGACTTCATGGGATTATTTCAATTTGACGGCGTAGGCGACGAGAACGGCTGCCACCAGCAGAATGCCCAGCGTAATGGCATATTGCTGGAAGTCGGATTGCCCCCCCTTCCCTGCCCCTTCCTGCGCGATTCCCTTTGTCCCGTTGGTCAAAGGCTTCTGATCGAAGCGGACCTTGGCCAGATCGTCGCCCCGCTTAAAATCGGCATTGGAGAAATCCGCTGCTTGGAGAAATTGAGCACCGGCAAACCGCGCTTCACCGGAAAAAACCACGAAGGCAAAGAACGCCTCCCGACTGAAAATGGCACCGGAGAAATTCGCCAGCTTCTTGAAGTGCGCGCCGGAAAATCCCGTCCCCAACCCGAATCGCGCCCGCTCAAAATTCACCGGGGCTTCACAGACCACCTCAAGAAACTCCGCCATCCCGTCAAACAGACTCCCCTGGCAATCCACCGGCCCCCGAAAGACGGAACGATGGAACCGGGTATGGGGACCGAACTTGGTCTCGGCGCAGCTGAGCCCCTGGGCAAAGTGCCCTTGAACAAAATAGGCCTCCCGTTCAAATAGAGCGCCATCTATGGCCAGGCTCTTCTGAAAGACCGACCGCGACAGATCCACGCCATCCGTGAACCTGGTGCCATGAAAATCGACCGTTCCCTCGAACTCCAGCGTCCCCTTCGCCGATCGATGCCGGAGGGCTCCGTCAACGACTGAATCACGAATGATCAAATTCCCCGCCACGATCCGCTGCTCTTCGTCGTTCAGCGCGCTGAGCGCGGCCTGTTGCTCGGGTGTGAGTCCTTTGGGGATTTGTGATTTCCGAACCGGCAGCTGATCGAAGATCAGATCGCCCTGCAGCACCACACCGACCAGATCCACCGCCTGTCTCTGCGTGAGCGCCTGCATCACACTCGCAGCAGGAACAGCCTGCGCTTCGCGCTCAGCTTTCGTACAATCCGGGCTCAAATGCTTCATGAGCGGGCCGGGCTTCCCAACGGGAGAGGATTCAACCGTGCAGGCCGCTTCAACGGCGCCGGTCCGGCAAATCCCGCACAGCAGCAGGGACAAACACACCAGCCCGATCCAACGGAGTTTTCCAATAGAGATCATGGTCGTCGTTATACGAGATGCCCGAGGCCAAGGCAAGGCGGAGTGCACAGACAGTCGACACGGTTGCGCTAGTGGAGGCCGGCCAGGATGGCCTGATACTCGTCTTCCGTCAAACGATGCATCCCCAAACTCAGCCGCCGGGCGAGTTCCGCCTGATCCGCAATCTGTAGGACCGACTGCAACAGACCGTGGCTCTCCTGCGGGGTCGAGGTCCACCGCTTCCTCAGCTCGACGCGCACGAACCCGAACCGCGCTTCAGTCTTAAAATCCTCACGCAGGAACTCATCCATCTGCTGCAGGGGGAGGACGGCGGAGACAATCTTGATATCGGCGCAAATCCCCGCCTTCAGCACATAGACCAGCGCATGGGAATCGGGGGTCAGGAACGTGGTCAGATTGTCGCGGATCAAAGCCGAGCAACAGCCCCACAACCCGTGGGTCAATTGGAGCGAGGCGCTTTCAGGTGAGCTGCGCTCGCGGAGGGTACCGGCCACAAATAAAAAATGACTCATGGATGTTCGGGATCAGAAACCAGGAGGGAATGAGACGGTCGCCACGCTCACCTGTGCCGATCCTTCTCGATCTCCGGGAGGACCGGCACATGCAACAGGAACAGTCCGTCAGTTATTACGATAATCGTCGGTGTCGTCCAACAGGTCTTCGGACTTCTCGAGGAAGTCAGCGGCTTCGTCGTCATCGGTGAGCGCCAGATCTCCTTGCAGCTCTTCTTCGATGTCGCCTTCCGCTTCGGTCTCGACCTCTAATTCCTCGTCGACCAGCTCTTCATCTACATCGATCTCTTTCGGCATCGATACCGGAGCCGGCCTGGCCGCCACTGAAGGCCTCGGGGCTTCCTCAACCGGAGGCACCACGGACTTCACCGGAGCCACGGACTTAGGGGCTGAGGGAGCCGCAGGCGTCTTCGCGGCGACGGCTTTCTTGGGTGCCGCCTTGGCAGCGACCTTCTTTTTCGGAGCCGGCTTGGCGGCCTTCTTCGCACTCGCCTTTTTCGCAGGCTTCTTGGCCACTACCTTCTTCGCCGATTTCTTCGCCGACTTTTTCGCGACCGCTTTCTTCGCAGGCTTCTTGGCGGCCACTTTCTTGGAC encodes the following:
- a CDS encoding pentapeptide repeat-containing protein, yielding MISIGKLRWIGLVCLSLLLCGICRTGAVEAACTVESSPVGKPGPLMKHLSPDCTKAEREAQAVPAASVMQALTQRQAVDLVGVVLQGDLIFDQLPVRKSQIPKGLTPEQQAALSALNDEEQRIVAGNLIIRDSVVDGALRHRSAKGTLEFEGTVDFHGTRFTDGVDLSRSVFQKSLAIDGALFEREAYFVQGHFAQGLSCAETKFGPHTRFHRSVFRGPVDCQGSLFDGMAEFLEVVCEAPVNFERARFGLGTGFSGAHFKKLANFSGAIFSREAFFAFVVFSGEARFAGAQFLQAADFSNADFKRGDDLAKVRFDQKPLTNGTKGIAQEGAGKGGQSDFQQYAITLGILLVAAVLVAYAVKLK
- a CDS encoding segregation/condensation protein A produces the protein MDQPNQQTSGFEQTELPYQVRIENFEGPLDLLLHLIKKSEINIYDIPINLIAQQYLEYVEAMKDLNLNVAGEFLVMAATLLQIKSKMLLPADEAAEDEEDGPDPREELVRRLLEYKTYKEAARQLDGQEKMWREIFSREPEPLVVEVESDEMSMENVSLFDLVDALKAIVERNPGKTLIEIVPDNLTVRERMNVILETLEGKDSISFAALFDGSCHRLVIIVTFLALLELIRLRVAHVFQSETFGPILVSRTFSLVPDPAELDDLDAEWRGA
- the scpB gene encoding SMC-Scp complex subunit ScpB, which translates into the protein MTPITDELNLTSVEVESEAAESVESIDATACDLSAGEVVSEGSEGREASAAPDVSAEAESTESPSAETATEAAPANDGAVQAIAERELRGIVESLLFVSPEPLSVQRLVAIMGDVTKSDVAQALRGLGEELEQEGRGVRLVEIAGGFRLVTKQEYATWIKRLDKTKSAAKLSRSALESLAIIAYKQPIVRSEIEEIRGVETSGVVRTLLERKLVRIVGRKEVPGRPIMYGTTKFFLEHFGLNDLTQLPPLREFTELGESDQSLLPMESMEVAAPTAAEAAVIDSTTEAIKALSEEASSVTDAEEVEIESVVEEERMMAVEVNGEDVFVEEEPIPQS
- a CDS encoding 6-bladed beta-propeller, yielding MMKAWLFDEMFQFDRLILSAEGTQSEWGAGDSVAADEELPPAPQNVQAKAGNGRVTITWDAVPDAMYYNLYFQTTKGVQIKFSELTRPIASAEDFKAVIGVKKDKATCLEGATSPFLHDDLANGTCYHYVVTVVTQKGESLESQEVMAIPSPYLLAMAFGQEGPDDGEFSSPTGLTLDKDGNIYVADTDNHSIQKFTKDGKFVARWGSEPSSQEGCFYYPRGLAVGPDDVIYIADSGNNRVQKFDLEGNAMKAWGKFGFAWRGADMGKFDVPWGITTDQEGNVYVSDTSNARIQKFQADGQPLLKWGRDGSFDGAFFFPRGVAVDFVGNIFVADESNNRIQKFDSRGSFLTKWGREGHGPGQFKSPWGIACDALGNVYVVDNGNHRVQKFDGNGTFLCSFGNRGKTEGQLNFPSGIAVDKEGAVIVVDSGNSRVVKYVPTEEEINRGKEQSLPAPVAGAVQPPRSVAVKPGDTEIYLSWLDVQGAVSYNLYFNTAQGVTIQTGTKIEGVTSPYTHSGLTNDTPYFYAITAVFEDGTESEVSEEVTSTPVLIDITAPQNPYAVINHGAFMTNSPEVVVTISATDLDTGVTAYFISESPLTPMGGTPGWVDVTTAIKFGATIPFILSPTDGPKTIYVWFKDVGNNVSTPASASILVNTSGYVCVSKWGQPGRGASLLHGGEFMAPLYGLCVDQQGSLFAVDNGNNRIQKFDNAGNFIILWGCFGSANANFHNPTGIACDGKGDVWVVDTNNHRVQKFDGKLGGYLMKFGSRGNGEGQFNAPWGIAVDRVRGFVYVVDSANFRVQKFDMAGEFIMAWGSFGSGDGQFYFPRGVAVDQNDGAVYVVDMGNHRIQKFDTSTNVLPQLLAKWGGSPEAGHASSPLAQEAGQLRNPWGVAVDGAGDVYVTDAGNQRVQKFDKEGNYITQWGGYGNGDGQFNFPYGIAVDARGSVFVVDSGNTRVQQFMPADEGSERLQENAEAMAELDKAQQTR